One region of Salvia miltiorrhiza cultivar Shanhuang (shh) chromosome 3, IMPLAD_Smil_shh, whole genome shotgun sequence genomic DNA includes:
- the LOC131014245 gene encoding protein SCARECROW-like: MQPQEQLNYSGNLFSEHLITKTSDRSDQLSQWVEHVTKQLIEDLPETDHDLTPTYDDGGATVAALLGELSPIRKAARKSSDDSPGSTLPTKVPADEVAMSLLTLLFECAVAISLDNLGEAHRMLLELSQTASPYGASSAERVVAYFAKAMSSRVVNSWIGVCAPIHVDFKAVHAAFHVYNNVSPFVKFAHFTSNQAILEACSRHSRLHIVDLDIMQGLQWPALFHILATRAEGAPYVRMTGLGSSMELLLETGKQLSSFARRLGMQFEFHAVEKKFGDVADVSALGIRRGDTLAVHWLQHSLYDATGPDWKTMRLLQGLRPRVVTLVEQEIAHGGSFLDRFVASLHYYSTMFDSLGAFLAGEDAGRHRVEQWVLHREINNVLAVGGPARSGEDKFRNWRSELAGSGFVQMGMSGNAMAQAQLILNMFPAARGYRLVQGDHGTLSLGWKDTSLYTASAWTSPNHHLHHMHAPS, encoded by the coding sequence ATGCAACCTCAAGAGCAGTTGAACTACTCTGGAAATTTATTTTCCGAACATCTCATTACTAAGACTTCCGACAGAAGCGATCAGCTCTCCCAATGGGTCGAACACGTCACCAAGCAGCTTATAGAAGACCTTCCCGAAACCGATCACGACCTCACGCCGACCTACGACGACGGCGGCGCCACCGTCGCCGCTCTCCTAGGCGAGCTCAGCCCTATTAGAAAGGCCGCCAGGAAGAGCTCCGACGACAGCCCGGGCTCCACTCTCCCGACCAAAGTGCCGGCGGATGAGGTGGCGATGAGCCTGCTGACGCTGCTGTTCGAGTGCGCCGTGGCGATCTCGCTGGACAACCTCGGCGAGGCCCACCGCATGCTGCTCGAGCTGTCGCAGACGGCGTCGCCCTACGGCGCGTCGTCCGCGGAGCGGGTGGTGGCCTACTTCGCCAAGGCTATGTCGAGCCGGGTGGTGAACTCGTGGATCGGGGTGTGCGCCCCGATCCACGTGGACTTCAAGGCGGTACACGCGGCCTTCCACGTGTACAACAACGTGTCCCCGTTCGTGAAGTTCGCCCACTTCACCTCCAACCAGGCGATCCTGGAAGCCTGCAGCCGCCACTCCAGGCTGCACATAGTCGATCTCGACATCATGCAGGGCCTGCAGTGGCCGGCCCTCTTCCACATCCTGGCCACCCGGGCGGAGGGGGCCCCTTACGTCCGGATGACCGGGTTGGGAAGCTCTATGGAGCTGCTCCTCGAGACAGGGAAGCAGCTCTCCAGCTTCGCTCGGCGGCTGGGGATGCAGTTCGAGTTCCACGCCGTCGAGAAGAAGTTCGGGGACGTGGCGGATGTGTCAGCCCTGGGCATCCGGCGCGGGGACACGCTGGCGGTGCACTGGCTGCAGCATTCCCTGTACGACGCGACGGGGCCGGACTGGAAGACGATGAGGCTGCTGCAGGGGCTGCGGCCGAGGGTGGTGACGCTGGTGGAGCAGGAGATCGCACACGGGGGGTCGTTCCTGGACAGGTTCGTGGCGTCGCTGCACTACTACTCGACGATGTTCGACTCGCTGGGGGCGTTCCTGGCGGGGGAGGACGCGGGGCGGCACAGGGTGGAGCAGTGGGTGCTGCACAGGGAGATAAACAACGTGCTGGCGGTGGGGGGGCCGGCGAGGAGCGGGGAGGATAAGTTCAGGAACTGGAGGAGCGAGCTGGCGGGGAGTGGGTTCGTGCAGATGGGGATGAGCGGGAATGCCATGGCGCAGGCGCAGTTGATACTAAACATGTTCCCGGCGGCGCGTGGGTACAGGCTTGTGCAGGGAGATCATGGAACCTTGAGCCTCGGATGGAAGGATACCAGCTTGTACACTGCCTCTGCTTGGACTTCACCCAATCATCACTTACATCACATGCATGCACCATCCTAA